A genomic stretch from Pelagicoccus sp. SDUM812003 includes:
- the atpD gene encoding F0F1 ATP synthase subunit beta: MSNTGKILQVIGPVVDVQFTEDSIPPIYQALTIEFTAAGETVNLTLEVQQHLGEGTVRTVAMSSTEGLKRGMEITDSGAPISVPVGEGVLGRIFNVTGDPVDQRGDVKFDKKYPIHRPAPPLTEQDTKATILETGIKVIDLICPFIKGGKVGAFGGAGVGKTVVIMELINNIAKTHGGYSVFAGVGERSREGNDLYHEMSDSGVIDQENIENSKVALVYGQMNEPPGARMRVALSALSMAEYFRDEKGQDVLLFVDNVFRFSQAGSEVSALLGRSPSAVGYQPTLASEMGALQERITSTTKGSVTSFQAVYVPADDLTDPAPANTFAHLDSTIVLERSIADLGIYPAVDPLASVSKALEPAVVGQEHYDVARGVQNVLQRYKDLQDIIAILGLDELSPEDKQTVFRARKIQKFLSQPFNVAEVFTGFPGKIVPVADTIKGFKQILDGELDHIAENDFYMKGGLDEVLEASKA, translated from the coding sequence ATGAGCAACACCGGAAAGATCCTCCAAGTCATTGGACCCGTTGTAGACGTCCAGTTTACAGAAGACTCCATTCCGCCGATTTACCAGGCTCTCACTATCGAGTTCACAGCCGCAGGCGAAACGGTGAATCTTACGTTAGAGGTTCAACAGCACCTCGGTGAAGGCACAGTACGTACAGTCGCCATGTCCTCAACCGAAGGCTTGAAGCGCGGCATGGAGATCACCGACAGCGGAGCTCCCATTTCGGTGCCCGTTGGCGAGGGCGTGCTCGGCCGAATCTTCAACGTCACCGGCGATCCCGTCGACCAGCGTGGCGACGTCAAGTTCGACAAGAAGTACCCGATCCACCGTCCAGCTCCGCCCCTGACCGAACAGGACACCAAGGCTACGATTCTCGAAACGGGCATCAAGGTCATCGACCTCATCTGCCCGTTCATTAAGGGCGGCAAGGTTGGCGCGTTCGGTGGCGCTGGCGTGGGCAAGACCGTTGTGATCATGGAGTTGATCAACAACATCGCCAAGACCCACGGTGGCTACTCCGTATTCGCAGGAGTAGGGGAGCGTTCTCGTGAAGGTAACGACCTTTATCACGAAATGTCCGATTCCGGCGTTATCGATCAGGAGAACATTGAAAACTCAAAGGTCGCTCTCGTCTACGGCCAGATGAACGAGCCACCTGGCGCTCGTATGCGCGTCGCTCTTTCCGCTCTTTCCATGGCGGAATACTTCCGTGACGAAAAAGGTCAGGACGTACTGCTCTTCGTGGATAACGTATTCCGTTTTTCCCAAGCAGGTTCCGAAGTGTCCGCGCTGCTCGGTCGTTCGCCTTCCGCGGTAGGTTATCAGCCAACCCTCGCATCGGAAATGGGCGCCCTCCAAGAGCGAATCACGTCCACCACCAAGGGTTCCGTCACCTCCTTCCAAGCGGTTTACGTTCCAGCGGACGACTTGACTGACCCCGCCCCGGCAAACACCTTCGCCCACCTCGACTCCACCATCGTACTGGAGCGTTCCATCGCTGACTTGGGTATCTACCCGGCGGTCGATCCTCTCGCTTCCGTTTCCAAGGCCCTCGAGCCGGCGGTGGTCGGGCAGGAGCACTACGACGTTGCGCGTGGCGTGCAAAACGTGCTTCAGCGCTACAAGGACCTGCAGGATATCATCGCCATTCTCGGACTCGACGAACTCTCGCCGGAAGATAAGCAAACCGTGTTCCGGGCCCGTAAGATCCAGAAGTTCCTCTCTCAGCCCTTCAACGTGGCGGAGGTCTTCACCGGATTCCCAGGCAAGATCGTTCCCGTCGCCGACACCATCAAAGGATTCAAGCAGATCCTCGACGGCGAGCTCGACCACATCGCAGAAAACGACTTCTACATGAAGGGCGGACTCGACGAAGTGCTCGAAGCCTCAAAGGCCTAA
- a CDS encoding F0F1 ATP synthase subunit delta: MKRDKQATNFAKALLKMSLDENAQISEERALAILQTLEKNPPRGYAAILKVFLKLVERELAKSTAVVEHAGAMSATASASIASKLSAHYGRSITVASRQNDSLIAGLRVRVGCDLYENSVAGSLEELRASLS; this comes from the coding sequence ATGAAACGCGACAAGCAGGCAACCAACTTCGCCAAGGCGCTCCTCAAGATGTCCCTCGACGAAAACGCTCAGATTTCCGAAGAGCGCGCTTTAGCGATCTTGCAGACTCTGGAAAAGAATCCACCGCGTGGATACGCCGCCATCCTCAAGGTCTTTCTTAAGCTGGTAGAGCGCGAGCTGGCCAAGAGCACTGCCGTCGTCGAGCATGCGGGCGCCATGTCCGCCACCGCTTCCGCGTCCATCGCTTCGAAACTTTCCGCTCACTACGGGCGTTCCATCACTGTGGCAAGCCGGCAGAACGACTCCCTCATCGCAGGGCTTCGCGTTCGCGTGGGCTGCGACCTCTACGAAAACTCCGTCGCCGGCTCGCTAGAAGAGCTCAGGGCATCCCTCTCATAA
- the atpG gene encoding ATP synthase F1 subunit gamma, producing MPSTKEIRTRIKSVKNTRQITKAMELVAASKMKKAQQQASSGQPYAALLAEVLANVTGRIDGVEHPFLEEREVKKRGILVVTTDRGLCGPLNSNLFREILKLKNDAKFVTIGRKGLQFVSRNKLDLLAEFSVPDAVPYLQVKQIVEFMVEKYNAGEIDTIEILYPRFVNTLVQQASIAKLLPIVDLDAMITGLRGKDAAPYQPTKDDRMFKCEPDPVSILSNLLPLFVNREAHQAILSSRASEHSARMVAMKTAKDNASNLLDSLTLQYNKARQAAITQEILEIAAATSANG from the coding sequence ATGCCTAGCACCAAAGAAATTCGGACCCGTATTAAGTCTGTTAAGAACACTCGCCAGATCACCAAGGCGATGGAGCTTGTCGCGGCTTCGAAGATGAAGAAGGCCCAGCAGCAAGCGTCGTCAGGGCAGCCGTACGCCGCATTGCTGGCCGAAGTGCTCGCCAATGTCACGGGGCGTATCGATGGAGTGGAACATCCATTTCTTGAGGAGCGCGAGGTCAAGAAGCGCGGTATCCTTGTAGTCACTACAGACCGAGGGCTTTGCGGACCGCTTAACAGCAACCTCTTTCGCGAAATCCTGAAGCTGAAGAATGACGCGAAGTTTGTGACCATCGGCCGCAAGGGCCTGCAGTTCGTTAGCCGCAACAAGTTGGACCTGCTCGCGGAGTTTTCCGTTCCGGACGCAGTTCCTTATCTTCAGGTTAAGCAAATCGTCGAGTTTATGGTCGAGAAGTACAACGCGGGGGAAATCGATACCATCGAGATCCTTTATCCCCGTTTCGTGAATACGCTCGTTCAGCAAGCGTCTATCGCAAAGCTGCTACCGATCGTCGATCTCGACGCCATGATCACTGGTCTGCGCGGCAAGGATGCAGCTCCGTATCAGCCAACCAAGGACGATCGCATGTTCAAGTGCGAACCGGATCCGGTCAGCATTCTGAGCAACCTCCTACCGCTTTTCGTAAACAGAGAGGCTCATCAGGCGATCCTTAGCTCCCGCGCCTCCGAACACAGCGCCCGCATGGTTGCCATGAAGACCGCCAAGGACAACGCAAGCAACCTGCTCGATTCTCTCACCCTTCAGTACAACAAGGCGCGTCAAGCAGCCATCACGCAAGAGATCCTGGAAATCGCTGCCGCGACCTCGGCCAACGGCTAG
- a CDS encoding F0F1 ATP synthase subunit A, protein MPGRKLALLFTLAAVYPATNSSAAVSPKAEVLFPIFGLPVTNSMVTGWVVSILLIIAIRIMVGRPSLVPSKGQAIIESVLNFIRETTAPIVGKKAIKASLPVIVGLFFYILIQNWSGLIPGVGSIGGGTVDAEGHFHLTDPWIRPANADWNGTIALAAVAMIAWLFIVLKLDGPAVLIKDLFGNKADKKEVGAFMWMALWPIFLIVGVIEVVSILIRPLTLSVRLFGNIYGGESLLHQTGFIFPFYFLELIVGFVQPLVFILLFSVYIGLICNHGDGEEHH, encoded by the coding sequence ATGCCAGGCAGAAAACTAGCACTCCTCTTCACGCTGGCCGCAGTGTATCCGGCCACTAACTCCTCTGCGGCAGTTAGCCCCAAAGCCGAAGTTCTCTTTCCGATCTTCGGGCTTCCGGTTACCAACTCCATGGTGACAGGTTGGGTGGTTTCCATTCTGCTCATCATTGCAATTCGCATCATGGTGGGTCGTCCGTCGCTAGTGCCCTCCAAGGGACAGGCCATCATCGAGTCGGTGCTCAACTTTATTCGTGAAACCACGGCCCCTATCGTGGGCAAGAAGGCCATCAAAGCGTCGCTGCCGGTCATCGTCGGTCTGTTTTTCTACATTCTTATCCAGAACTGGAGCGGTCTGATCCCTGGTGTGGGAAGCATCGGTGGCGGCACCGTAGATGCGGAAGGCCATTTTCACCTCACTGATCCTTGGATTCGTCCGGCCAATGCGGATTGGAACGGCACCATCGCGCTCGCGGCGGTGGCTATGATCGCTTGGCTCTTCATCGTTTTGAAGCTCGATGGTCCGGCGGTTCTGATCAAGGACCTCTTCGGCAACAAGGCTGACAAGAAGGAAGTCGGGGCCTTCATGTGGATGGCGCTGTGGCCGATCTTTCTCATCGTGGGCGTCATCGAAGTCGTTTCCATTCTCATCCGTCCGCTCACGCTTTCGGTCCGTCTCTTCGGAAACATCTACGGCGGCGAGAGCTTGCTCCACCAGACCGGCTTCATTTTCCCATTCTACTTTCTCGAACTGATCGTCGGCTTCGTGCAGCCGCTCGTGTTCATCCTCCTGTTCAGCGTCTACATTGGACTCATCTGCAACCACGGAGATGGGGAGGAGCACCATTGA
- a CDS encoding glycosyltransferase family 2 protein yields the protein MKLIIQIPCYNEEETLAETLHDLPRKVEGFDRVEWLIVDDGCTDRTVEVARANGVDHIVRQPVNRGLAKAFLKGLESSVSYGADVIVNTDADNQYNAKGIHELVKPIVGGQADIVVGARPISEIEEFSPIKKLLQKLGSSVVRKFSNTNVTDAPSGFRAFSREAARMLNVFSEYTYTLETLIQAGQSGLSIINVPVRVNSKTRESRLVKNIFSYVNRSIATLFRIYVIYKPMRFFLTIGTILNVIGGLIGLRFLYYFITEGEAGKIQSLILAAILIGSGIQMFVVGVISDLLSVNRRLLQQNQLRLKYIEEKLTSESKINTRK from the coding sequence ATGAAGTTAATAATTCAGATACCCTGTTATAACGAAGAGGAGACTCTAGCCGAGACTCTACATGACTTACCAAGAAAAGTAGAAGGCTTCGACAGGGTGGAATGGCTGATCGTGGATGATGGTTGCACAGATCGAACCGTAGAAGTGGCTCGTGCTAATGGTGTCGATCACATAGTTAGGCAACCGGTTAATCGCGGTTTAGCAAAAGCGTTTCTTAAAGGTCTCGAGAGTTCCGTTTCCTACGGAGCTGACGTTATCGTCAATACAGATGCTGATAATCAGTACAACGCGAAGGGAATTCATGAACTCGTTAAACCTATTGTAGGTGGTCAGGCAGATATCGTAGTAGGAGCTCGACCGATATCGGAGATTGAGGAATTCTCTCCTATCAAGAAATTACTGCAGAAGCTTGGTAGTTCAGTCGTGAGGAAGTTTAGTAATACTAATGTAACAGACGCTCCAAGCGGGTTTAGGGCATTTTCTCGTGAAGCGGCTCGGATGCTAAATGTATTTAGCGAGTATACATATACCCTGGAAACGCTTATTCAAGCGGGGCAATCGGGGCTAAGTATCATCAACGTACCCGTACGAGTGAACTCTAAGACGCGAGAATCAAGACTGGTTAAAAACATATTTTCCTACGTGAATCGTTCTATCGCTACGCTGTTTCGAATTTACGTAATATACAAGCCAATGCGTTTCTTTCTGACGATCGGTACGATATTAAACGTGATAGGAGGTTTAATTGGACTAAGGTTTTTATATTACTTTATAACAGAAGGTGAAGCAGGAAAGATCCAATCGCTTATTTTGGCTGCAATTCTGATTGGGTCAGGGATACAAATGTTTGTAGTCGGTGTTATAAGCGATTTGCTCTCTGTAAACAGGAGGCTTCTTCAGCAAAATCAGTTGAGGCTCAAGTACATTGAAGAAAAACTGACCAGTGAAAGTAAGATCAATACTAGAAAATAA
- the trmB gene encoding tRNA (guanosine(46)-N7)-methyltransferase TrmB, translating into MPSGYEQHLDWVAQRRRSLKERLAKRFAEPVSLTLEIGCGHGHWLVDYAAAFPDKTCLGIDIIGDRIERAERKRQRAGQGNLSFVRGEAFETLDLMPPQVTLAEVFILFPDPWPKKRHWKKRLFSLPFLDELAKRSDPGVLCHFRTDHDPYFDWALELLPEQQAWEREEGREWPFERETVFQARAPSYQSLILRRV; encoded by the coding sequence ATGCCAAGCGGATACGAGCAGCATTTGGATTGGGTCGCCCAGCGGCGTCGAAGCCTGAAGGAGCGTCTCGCGAAGCGCTTCGCGGAGCCGGTTTCCCTGACTTTGGAGATCGGGTGCGGCCACGGCCACTGGCTGGTCGACTACGCGGCTGCGTTTCCCGACAAAACCTGCTTAGGCATCGACATCATCGGCGACCGAATCGAGAGAGCGGAACGCAAGCGCCAGCGGGCGGGGCAGGGCAATCTGAGTTTCGTGCGCGGGGAAGCCTTCGAAACGCTCGACTTGATGCCGCCGCAAGTGACGCTGGCTGAGGTGTTTATCCTTTTTCCCGACCCATGGCCGAAGAAGCGCCACTGGAAGAAGCGCCTGTTTAGCCTGCCGTTTCTGGACGAGCTCGCCAAGCGCAGCGATCCAGGGGTCCTTTGCCATTTCCGCACCGATCACGATCCCTACTTCGATTGGGCCCTGGAGCTGCTTCCAGAGCAGCAGGCATGGGAGCGGGAAGAGGGGAGGGAATGGCCCTTCGAGCGGGAGACCGTCTTTCAAGCGCGAGCCCCCAGCTATCAGTCGCTCATCCTCCGCCGCGTCTAG
- a CDS encoding ATPase, translating into MNILAEITGNIGAGIGALGAAVGVGMIGLKAAEAVGRNPGASGKILVQAILGMALAEGLGILSIFFIS; encoded by the coding sequence ATGAACATCCTTGCAGAAATCACTGGTAACATCGGTGCAGGTATCGGCGCTCTCGGCGCTGCAGTTGGCGTGGGAATGATCGGCCTCAAGGCCGCGGAAGCAGTGGGTCGCAATCCAGGCGCTTCCGGTAAGATCCTCGTGCAGGCCATCCTCGGTATGGCTCTGGCGGAAGGTCTCGGCATCCTCTCCATCTTCTTCATCAGTTAA
- the atpA gene encoding F0F1 ATP synthase subunit alpha — MSSVIEQIEQQIANLQAKTVQSNTGKIIQIADGVAKVDGLSEVMYNEMIEFPGGTIGIALNLEEDEVGVVMLGESTHLKAGDEAKCTGKLLSVPVGKGLLGRVVDALGRPVDGKGPVESSETYPVEKIAPGIIERKSVDQPLATGIMAIDSMIPIGRGQRELIIGDRGTGKTTIAIDTIINQAKINDVGLASGDDSFRPVYSVYVAVGQKNSNVARTLGVLEAAGALKYTIIVTAPAADAAADQYLAPYSGVAMAEWFMSNGMDALIVYDDLSKHAAAYRQMSLVLKRPSGREAYPGDVFYLHSRLLERSARVNEENGNGSITALPIIETLAGDLSAYIPTNVISITDGQIFLETDLFNQGIRPAVSVGLSVSRVGSAAQIKATKQVAGKIKLELAQFRELAAFAQFGSDLDAKTKAQLDRGSRIVELFKQPAFNPIPIEQQVAVLWGIQNKYYDSIEVSKIVAAANSIREFFTSRKEDLLVSIREKAKIDDVLQAELKKAYDEWKPTFA; from the coding sequence ATGAGTTCCGTCATCGAGCAAATCGAACAGCAGATCGCTAACCTCCAGGCCAAAACGGTCCAGAGCAACACCGGGAAGATCATCCAGATCGCCGACGGTGTGGCCAAGGTAGACGGCCTTTCCGAGGTCATGTACAACGAGATGATCGAGTTCCCCGGCGGAACCATCGGAATCGCCCTAAACCTCGAAGAGGACGAGGTAGGCGTCGTCATGCTTGGCGAATCGACTCACCTCAAAGCTGGCGACGAAGCCAAATGCACCGGCAAGCTCCTCTCCGTGCCCGTCGGCAAGGGATTGCTGGGGCGCGTGGTAGACGCTCTCGGACGTCCGGTGGATGGCAAGGGCCCCGTCGAAAGCTCCGAAACCTACCCGGTCGAAAAAATCGCGCCCGGCATCATCGAACGTAAGTCCGTGGATCAGCCGCTCGCTACCGGCATTATGGCCATCGACTCCATGATCCCGATCGGCCGTGGTCAACGCGAGCTCATCATCGGCGACCGCGGTACCGGCAAGACCACCATCGCCATCGATACCATCATCAATCAGGCGAAGATCAACGACGTCGGACTGGCCTCAGGCGACGATTCCTTCCGCCCCGTCTACTCCGTCTACGTCGCGGTCGGCCAGAAGAATTCCAACGTCGCCCGTACGCTGGGCGTACTCGAAGCAGCCGGAGCTCTCAAGTACACCATCATCGTCACCGCGCCGGCCGCGGACGCCGCAGCCGACCAGTACTTGGCTCCTTACTCCGGTGTGGCCATGGCCGAGTGGTTCATGTCCAACGGCATGGACGCTCTTATCGTTTACGACGACCTTTCCAAGCACGCTGCGGCCTACCGCCAGATGTCGCTGGTACTCAAGCGCCCCTCCGGCCGCGAAGCGTACCCGGGCGACGTTTTCTACCTGCACTCCCGCCTTCTCGAGCGCTCCGCTCGCGTGAACGAGGAAAACGGAAACGGATCCATCACCGCGCTGCCGATCATCGAAACCCTCGCAGGCGACCTTTCCGCATACATCCCGACCAACGTGATTTCCATCACCGACGGCCAGATCTTCCTGGAGACCGACCTCTTCAACCAAGGCATCCGCCCCGCGGTTTCCGTTGGTCTCTCGGTCTCTCGCGTCGGCTCCGCCGCTCAGATCAAGGCCACCAAGCAGGTCGCAGGCAAGATCAAGCTGGAGCTCGCCCAGTTCCGCGAGCTAGCGGCCTTCGCCCAGTTCGGCTCCGACCTCGACGCCAAGACCAAGGCTCAGCTCGACCGCGGTTCCCGCATCGTGGAACTCTTCAAGCAGCCAGCCTTCAACCCGATTCCTATCGAGCAGCAGGTCGCCGTACTCTGGGGCATCCAAAACAAGTACTACGATTCCATCGAAGTCTCCAAGATCGTGGCAGCCGCAAACTCCATCCGCGAATTCTTCACCTCCCGCAAGGAAGACCTGTTGGTGAGCATTCGCGAAAAAGCCAAGATCGACGACGTTCTTCAGGCCGAACTCAAGAAGGCCTACGACGAGTGGAAGCCGACCTTCGCGTAA
- a CDS encoding class I SAM-dependent methyltransferase — MQIFIETTGESRTVDFGGVYDFNATDSYRDTGVVAISRIVREIREGKPWKQAVFDEFGVGSWISDIITSDARHRFYTESLSLCDQRVLDIGSGWGQIAAPLTKKNDLFCVDLSLDKLVFTQLISRVEGDSSRFCGIAADIGKIHFQEKFDTIILNGVLEWIPKFTFSSKTVPEAQYDLLRRAKQQLKPGGRIVIGIENRIGLKYLLGVPDDHIGRPNLLNLDWETVVKISEDQNVEPPRVRTMTMNEYEDLLKKVGFLPIEFYCAFPDYKIPERVISVNDSEGLTNFALNETVPNERSGYDGASIDINRELKSHYRTFARMGVLKYFSPSYYIVAFA, encoded by the coding sequence ATGCAAATATTTATTGAAACAACAGGTGAATCCAGAACGGTAGATTTTGGAGGTGTCTACGATTTCAACGCTACCGATTCATACCGAGATACTGGAGTTGTTGCGATATCCCGAATCGTTAGGGAAATTCGGGAAGGTAAACCTTGGAAGCAAGCTGTGTTTGATGAGTTTGGTGTAGGTAGTTGGATAAGCGATATCATCACTTCCGATGCGAGGCATCGATTTTATACAGAAAGCCTAAGTTTGTGCGATCAGAGAGTATTAGATATCGGATCGGGATGGGGACAGATTGCAGCCCCTTTAACGAAAAAAAACGATCTGTTTTGCGTAGACTTGAGTTTAGATAAACTAGTATTCACGCAGCTGATATCGAGAGTGGAAGGTGATTCTAGTCGGTTTTGTGGCATAGCTGCCGACATCGGTAAAATCCATTTTCAGGAAAAGTTTGATACTATCATACTTAATGGAGTTCTTGAGTGGATTCCTAAGTTTACCTTTAGTAGTAAAACCGTTCCCGAAGCTCAATACGATTTATTGCGACGGGCGAAGCAACAGCTCAAACCTGGAGGCCGCATCGTCATAGGTATTGAAAATAGGATAGGTTTAAAGTATTTATTGGGAGTGCCAGATGACCATATTGGTCGCCCGAATCTGTTAAATTTGGATTGGGAGACAGTTGTTAAAATTTCTGAAGATCAAAACGTTGAACCGCCGAGAGTTAGAACAATGACAATGAATGAGTATGAAGATCTGCTGAAGAAGGTTGGTTTTCTTCCCATAGAGTTTTATTGTGCATTCCCTGATTACAAAATCCCTGAACGTGTCATAAGTGTTAACGATAGTGAGGGGTTAACTAATTTCGCTCTGAATGAAACCGTACCAAACGAGCGGTCGGGTTATGATGGTGCAAGTATAGATATAAATAGGGAGCTCAAATCCCATTATCGCACATTTGCTCGAATGGGGGTATTAAAGTACTTCTCACCTAGTTATTATATAGTTGCTTTCGCGTGA
- the atpC gene encoding ATP synthase F1 subunit epsilon gives MPIQLEIVTPSGKVYDETIDSVVVPTTTGEVGIMPGHIPLLTEVQAGDIAVTKSGSVDHLAVSKGFAQCVGDKVSILAEHAIDVADIDLSAVEAAQARAQEALKNASQMSEEEINQLETTIQYANIQQLLKKKK, from the coding sequence ATGCCCATACAGCTCGAAATCGTTACGCCATCCGGCAAAGTCTACGACGAGACAATCGATTCCGTTGTGGTGCCAACCACCACGGGTGAAGTAGGCATCATGCCCGGCCACATCCCCCTGCTGACCGAAGTTCAGGCGGGGGATATCGCCGTTACCAAATCCGGCAGCGTAGACCATCTCGCTGTCAGCAAAGGATTTGCCCAATGCGTAGGGGACAAGGTTTCCATTTTGGCAGAACACGCCATCGACGTGGCCGACATCGATCTATCGGCAGTCGAAGCCGCCCAAGCCCGTGCCCAAGAAGCCCTCAAAAACGCCAGCCAAATGAGCGAAGAGGAAATCAACCAGCTCGAAACCACCATCCAGTACGCCAACATCCAGCAGCTGCTGAAAAAGAAAAAGTAG
- the atpF gene encoding F0F1 ATP synthase subunit B, translating to MTDLIQILAAADPQAATESADLLTEFGIEWKYIVMQAISFSILAGVLWKFAFKPVLATMDERESKIDAGLKYAEEMKVKLAEAEEEKKKILAEASVEAKAIVTEARETAEARISKSAQDAIKVADDITKRAELQIENDRKQMLAEAKSEIARLVVATTAQVLSKELSEDEKSRYSERASASLV from the coding sequence ATGACTGACCTCATCCAAATCCTGGCGGCAGCAGATCCGCAAGCCGCGACAGAATCGGCAGACCTCCTCACCGAGTTCGGAATCGAATGGAAGTACATCGTGATGCAGGCGATCAGCTTCTCCATCCTGGCAGGAGTTCTCTGGAAGTTCGCTTTCAAGCCTGTGCTTGCGACTATGGATGAGCGCGAGTCCAAGATCGATGCCGGCCTCAAGTACGCCGAGGAGATGAAGGTGAAGCTCGCCGAGGCGGAGGAGGAAAAGAAAAAGATCCTCGCCGAAGCTTCCGTTGAAGCCAAGGCCATCGTCACCGAAGCCCGCGAAACCGCGGAAGCCCGTATCTCCAAGTCGGCCCAGGACGCTATCAAGGTCGCGGACGACATCACCAAGAGAGCCGAGCTGCAGATCGAGAACGATCGCAAGCAGATGCTGGCCGAAGCCAAGAGCGAGATCGCTCGCCTCGTGGTCGCCACCACCGCTCAGGTGCTTTCCAAGGAATTGAGCGAAGACGAAAAGTCCCGCTACTCCGAACGCGCCAGCGCCTCGCTGGTCTGA
- a CDS encoding ATP-binding protein, whose translation MDLILLGVALCFAIFFAFKYFRQKVAIRLLAESLISRTTILTHSQEFRGTNENWRLLIEELNRLIGDITSLSRQSSGQLNQIETTLGSLQEGVVIVDRDNYILLVNNALKDIFPRMGERVGQRLESGIRSPEFLDFVWEFKKGKGESKKEIGFKVGSSEIWLEITGARLADAFEGNAPFFLFVLHDITRQKLLERTRKLFVANASHELKTPVSVIKGYAETLVTDHAEMNESDRDRFLKTIHRHSERLTLLISDLLSLSRLESDAPSFDWSETDVLSWIREIVVDYRMNVKRPGVRVELGFDEDAKARVRFDVLKLRQVFDNLVENATKYSPEGGAVTIGADIEQSEVTLWVQDDGNGVPDEDLSRIFERFYRVDKGRSRETGGTGLGLSIVKHIVEWHHGSVWAENADEGGLRVCFRLPLLEANTERSRVVV comes from the coding sequence ATGGACCTGATCCTTTTAGGCGTTGCTCTTTGCTTCGCCATCTTCTTCGCATTCAAATACTTCCGGCAAAAAGTTGCCATTCGGCTCCTCGCGGAGTCCCTCATCAGCCGCACCACGATCCTGACCCATAGCCAGGAGTTTCGCGGCACCAACGAAAACTGGCGTCTGCTCATCGAGGAGCTGAATCGATTGATCGGCGATATCACTAGCCTCAGCCGACAGAGCAGTGGTCAGCTCAATCAGATCGAAACCACCTTGGGCAGCCTGCAGGAAGGGGTGGTCATCGTCGATCGGGATAACTACATCCTGTTGGTCAACAACGCCTTGAAGGATATTTTCCCACGCATGGGCGAACGGGTGGGGCAGCGTTTGGAGAGCGGCATACGCAGTCCGGAATTTCTCGACTTCGTGTGGGAGTTCAAGAAGGGCAAAGGCGAATCCAAGAAGGAAATCGGCTTCAAGGTGGGCTCCTCCGAAATCTGGCTCGAAATCACTGGCGCCCGCTTGGCGGACGCTTTCGAGGGCAATGCTCCGTTCTTCCTCTTCGTGCTGCACGACATCACTCGTCAGAAGCTGCTGGAAAGAACGCGCAAGCTCTTCGTGGCCAACGCTTCGCATGAGCTGAAGACGCCGGTGTCCGTGATCAAGGGCTATGCGGAAACCTTGGTCACCGATCATGCCGAGATGAACGAAAGCGATCGGGATCGGTTCTTGAAGACCATCCATCGGCATTCGGAACGCTTGACCTTGCTGATCAGCGATTTGCTGAGCCTCTCGAGACTGGAGAGCGACGCCCCCAGCTTCGATTGGAGCGAGACAGACGTGCTGTCTTGGATTCGCGAGATCGTGGTCGACTATCGCATGAATGTGAAGCGTCCGGGCGTGCGCGTGGAGTTGGGTTTCGACGAGGATGCGAAGGCTCGCGTTCGCTTCGACGTGCTCAAGCTTCGTCAGGTGTTCGACAATCTGGTGGAAAACGCTACCAAATACTCTCCGGAGGGTGGGGCAGTGACGATCGGCGCCGACATCGAGCAGTCCGAGGTGACGCTTTGGGTGCAGGACGATGGCAATGGCGTGCCTGATGAGGACCTGTCGCGAATCTTCGAGCGTTTCTACCGGGTGGACAAAGGGCGTTCACGCGAAACCGGAGGGACCGGATTGGGGCTGAGCATCGTGAAGCACATCGTGGAGTGGCATCATGGGAGCGTTTGGGCGGAAAACGCGGATGAAGGCGGGTTGCGCGTCTGCTTCCGTCTGCCGTTGCTCGAAGCCAACACCGAGCGTAGCCGCGTCGTGGTCTAG